The Paracoccus sediminicola genome has a segment encoding these proteins:
- a CDS encoding secondary thiamine-phosphate synthase enzyme YjbQ has product MIDMVIVDTNGPAMHEITPSLARFVSGQKDGVLTAMIRHTSASLLIQENADPDVQRDLLGWLDRTAPQADTDAMSWITHRSEGPDDMPAHIKAAILPVSLSVPVRAGRLLLGRWQGIYLVEHRTAPHRREVALAFTRA; this is encoded by the coding sequence ATGATTGACATGGTCATCGTGGACACGAACGGTCCGGCGATGCATGAAATTACCCCGTCTCTGGCGCGCTTCGTGTCGGGGCAGAAGGACGGGGTGCTGACGGCAATGATCCGCCACACTTCGGCGAGCCTGCTGATTCAGGAAAACGCCGATCCAGATGTGCAGCGCGATCTTCTCGGCTGGCTCGACCGCACGGCACCGCAGGCCGACACAGACGCAATGAGCTGGATCACCCATCGCAGCGAGGGGCCGGACGATATGCCGGCCCATATCAAGGCCGCGATCCTGCCGGTCTCGCTGTCGGTGCCGGTACGGGCGGGGCGGTTGCTGCTGGGCCGCTGGCAGGGGATCTATCTGGTCGAACACCGCACGGCACCGCATCGGCGCGAGGTGGCGCTGGCCTTCACCCGCGCCTGA
- the nrdR gene encoding transcriptional regulator NrdR, which yields MRCPFCGNADTQVKDSRPAEDNAAIRRRRFCPGCGGRFTTYERVQLRDLVVVKTNGRREDFDRDKMARSIRIAMQKRPVDPERIDQLISGIVRRLESMGETDIPSKVIGEIVMESLARIDNVAYVRFASVYKNFQDAGDFDKFVSELRPPSLDDA from the coding sequence ATGCGCTGCCCGTTCTGCGGAAATGCCGATACCCAGGTCAAAGATTCCCGCCCGGCCGAAGATAATGCGGCGATCAGGCGGCGGCGTTTCTGCCCGGGCTGCGGCGGTCGCTTCACCACCTATGAACGCGTGCAGCTGCGCGATCTGGTCGTGGTCAAGACCAATGGCCGGCGCGAGGATTTCGACCGCGACAAGATGGCCCGCTCGATCCGCATCGCGATGCAGAAACGCCCGGTTGATCCCGAGCGGATCGATCAGCTGATTTCCGGCATCGTGCGGCGCCTGGAAAGCATGGGCGAGACGGACATCCCCTCGAAGGTGATCGGCGAGATCGTGATGGAGTCGCTGGCCCGCATCGACAATGTCGCCTATGTGCGCTTCGCCAGCGTTTACAAGAACTTTCAGGATGCGGGCGATTTCGACAAATTCGTGTCCGAACTGCGCCCGCCGAGTCTCGACGACGCGTGA
- the ribD gene encoding bifunctional diaminohydroxyphosphoribosylaminopyrimidine deaminase/5-amino-6-(5-phosphoribosylamino)uracil reductase RibD, whose amino-acid sequence MDHALRLARRGLGNTWPNPSVGCVLVRDGRVVGRGWTQPGGRPHAERMALAQAGTAARGATAYVTLEPCAHHGRTPPCAEALAASGVTRVVSALTDPDPRVAGRGHAILREAGIEVTEGVRADEAGALQRGFLCRVTQARPMVTLKLATSLDGRIATASGESQWITGARARRHVHLLRMQHDAVMVGGGTARADLPSLNVRGFGAVRQPVRVVVSSRDLPAMPAEDADHGPLWQLSGPLPDLLRDLGARGLTRVFCEGGGVLAAGLIAADLVDELVIYQAGLMMGAAARPAVAALPDMALAALPRFGISRTQRLGADLCQIWTRRR is encoded by the coding sequence ATGGACCACGCGCTGCGTCTGGCGCGGCGCGGTCTGGGAAATACCTGGCCGAACCCGTCCGTGGGCTGTGTGCTGGTCCGGGACGGGCGCGTCGTCGGGCGTGGCTGGACCCAACCCGGCGGGCGTCCCCATGCCGAGCGGATGGCTCTGGCGCAGGCCGGCACGGCCGCGCGGGGCGCAACGGCCTATGTCACGCTGGAGCCCTGTGCCCATCACGGCCGCACGCCACCCTGTGCCGAGGCGCTGGCCGCGTCAGGGGTAACGCGTGTGGTCTCGGCGCTGACCGATCCCGATCCGCGCGTTGCCGGGCGTGGTCATGCCATCCTGCGCGAGGCGGGTATCGAGGTGACCGAAGGCGTGCGCGCCGATGAGGCCGGGGCGTTGCAGCGCGGGTTTCTCTGCCGCGTGACGCAAGCTCGGCCCATGGTGACGCTGAAGCTGGCCACCAGTCTTGACGGGCGGATTGCCACTGCCAGCGGCGAAAGCCAGTGGATCACCGGAGCGCGAGCGCGCCGCCATGTGCATCTGCTGCGGATGCAGCATGATGCGGTGATGGTGGGCGGCGGCACCGCGCGCGCCGATCTTCCCTCTCTGAATGTACGCGGCTTCGGCGCGGTGAGGCAGCCGGTCCGGGTGGTGGTGTCATCGCGCGACCTGCCCGCCATGCCGGCCGAGGACGCCGATCACGGCCCGCTCTGGCAGCTCTCGGGTCCGCTGCCGGATCTGCTGCGCGATCTCGGCGCGCGGGGGCTGACACGGGTGTTTTGCGAAGGGGGCGGTGTGCTCGCGGCCGGGCTGATAGCTGCGGATCTGGTGGATGAGCTGGTGATCTATCAGGCCGGGCTGATGATGGGCGCCGCGGCGCGCCCGGCGGTGGCGGCGCTGCCCGATATGGCTCTGGCCGCTCTGCCGCGCTTCGGGATCAGCCGCACTCAGCGCCTTGGCGCGGATCTCTGCCAGATCTGGACGCGCCGCCGCTAA